The genome window ATTCACATCTAATGGTCAAATTAAGCCAAAAAAATCCTGTCTCAAACTACAGGAACCTTGCCTGGATAGAAAACTGAGCATGACTGACTCTGCAAACACACCACCTGGGTCTCCCGAAGAGCTTCCTGATGATGAGTCTCTACACAGCTACGGTAGTGCAGCCACAGCAGCCTCTGTTGACGCAGGCTATGCTCCATTTAATGGGACCACTTTTAGTGGCAGGTCCATGCGATATGTCCTGCATTGTTCATCTCATGCAGGACTGGCTGGAGATGATTATCTCACACCCACCCAGAGGGCACAGAGACAGATTCGCCGTCTTAAAAATCTCCTCAACCAGGCCAAAAAAGACCTAGAAAAGAAAGACAGTGAAATCTTCCACCTGACCAAAGAAGTAGTTGAACTCCGCTTGTTTAAAGCATCAGTATGTTCCCCAGATGAAAAATCTAATTCTAGTGAAATTGTGACCATAAGAGAAAATGCAGATGAGGCTTCCATTGAGCAGGACACTCCACAGCGTAATGAGCCACTCCATTTTGATGTTACAGACAGTCCAATGTTCAAAGATCAGACCCCGACCAGGTGTCGCAATGAAATGCAAGGTTCCTTTACTGACTCCGGCCACTTTGATGATCTCACTAACTCATCTTTACATTCTAAGGAGTCTGTCCACATGCTGACACATGAGGCATCATGTATGACTGAGATAGGAGATAACGAGGAAGAGCGGCGAAGTTTGATATCATTTTATGAGAAGAAAATAGAAGATGTGATGCGGACACATGTTGGGGAAACTCAGGAACTGAAAAAGGCACATAATGATAAGGTGGAAGCATTGTTGCAGAAGTTAGCAGACGTGAACACAAGATACTGTGAGTTGTTGCCTAATTATGAACAAGCTAAAGAAAGGATCCACATTCTGGAGAAGCAGCTGGAAGAGGCCAGCAAACAGCTGCAAGATGAAGAGAATAGACACCACTCCATGTACCTGCAGATGTATAATAAAGGGGTTGAAGCTGCTAAATTTGAGATAGAAAAGGTGAGATAtccattttactttttcaattgttttcaaaattaaacaaACAGATCTTAGTAATACTTGCATTTTGAAGGTCTATTACAATAAGGtacaacaacaataaaataattttcccTGATAATGTCACACTATTTTTGATAAACATGTTGACTAAGTCtcataatgataataaattcaattttttgCTCTTGAACGCACACCTGTGCCccattgttattatatttactcAGAAAACAGTTGAGTTTTATAATTGTCTCTTATATTGTACTTCAGGAGGCTGATGCTGGTCCGTCAGTGAGTCCGGTGAGCCGGGTGTCGGTTGAGGAACTTCTGGAGCAGCTGCAGATCACACAGACGGAGCTTGAGAATGTCCGAGTAAGTTATATACTGTGTACACTAAGTTTGAACTGCACTTCTCAATGAAAAATATCCTTGGAGAGTATTCATTTTTTAAagcatacattcataatattGCTTCTTATTATTAATGAGGTGGTTAGACCTATAATAAACTTTTCGCATATTTGAATATTATACTCCAAGCATAATTTTCCATATCCACTATCATTCATTATCACTTTGTCTCCTTTCTCTTCAATTCTAATAAAGCCTAACATTTTCATTTGATGTTGATGTTCATTGACATGTAGTGAACAGTTGAATGAAAGAAAATTGATTGTATTAACCCACAGCATACACAGGATCGTAGTGTGTGCATGTAGTGGCTATTAACAGGAACCAGCTTTAATATGTAGTGCGTTGCAGGACACGGCATTCACAGAGGAGCGTACGACAAAGTTGCAAGTACTTCTAAGCGCAAAGGAGGCTGTTTCTTTATGGGTCCTAGGAGCTCGAAAGGTTGGAATTTTATAAAGGAGGAACAAGTGCCACTGTTGAACaccttatttttgtttttacactcTGCTTTAGCACTGGTTACGAGCAAGTCTTGCTAATAGGTATAATTTTGTACAGTAAAGGTTTAAGGCTtgctatacatatatttttgtatagaaTGTTGGTTTTATTAAACCAGTGTTTAGTTAAAATTGTTATCTGGGTCTGGTCATAATTTAGTTGTACATTACCTTTCGACATtgatataaatgtattttaataatgcataattataatgaattagattatcaaatcaatttatgttttgtaaataatttatattctttATAGATGATACTGCAGCCTGCTTGAACTAAACCATGTTTATACTTAGCAAAATTTACTCTTAACTAATATTTTAACCAACTTTCCTTTGTagttaatattattacttatttttttccctGCCTAACAATGAAGCTTTGCATGCAATTCAGTTGAAACAGCCTCTTTTGGTTTTTGGGGTACGTAACAATGGTGTTAATTGGtaatttttcatttatatactttttttttgtatacttatGTAGACTGTAGAAAACCTGAAAGTTAAGACTTATCAATATCATTGTGGATTTAGGGTTGAACCACATAGCATGCTTACGTAGATTCAACCGCGTGCGGTtgctctctctcgctctagtAAATCCAGGATCtaagtaacagaaaaggatataaGTTTAGGATAGCTTAATGTGGTGCTGCCAGATGTGGTTCAACCCTTGTACAGAACTGCATGTATGATAATTATAAATTCACCAAACCcgtttttcatttttgtttttaccatAATTGTAATAAATGATAGAAACTAcgtattagattatataattttatttttattttctataattaTGTACGAAGCGTTTGTTTAGTTCTAGATAGCATGTTGAGTGTAATTACGAGAGCATACTTTCACATCGCGTGATGTCTGTTACAGGCCATGTACCGTCGTATTGTCGAGTCGCAGAAGGGCAGCAAAACCTATGTGGACCCTGAGGTGACCCTGCAGTTCCTCAAGTCTGCAATCTACTACTTCCTCACTGACCCAGAGAACCACCAAGGCCATCTAAACGCGATAGAAAATATTCTCGGTTTCACTGaaacagaaaagaaaaatatacgcAAAGCTAGGGCAACGTAGAAAGACTGCTGTGAATGTGTGATATGTCTATTTAGATAAATTTTGTTGCTATTTACATAGATTCTATTGTTGCATGTCGTTAAAGacgatataggtacctaaagtaagttaattttaatgtgTGCACATTTTTAGTTAAGTTTTATAAGTCGCTCATACCCAGCATAATATGATAGCATAATAATTTTTAGTTGTGGTGATTGTTCTCTCTATAAAACATTTCAGGGTCTACAatcgatttatttttcttaagtgattttgtgattcTCATAGTAGTTGTAAGCGCCAAAGAAATCAGTTTCCTTAGAGATTGTGCAATTTGACTTAATTTTAAGTGTATACCTAGTGTACCAAACATTCATTCCTACTTTTAGAtattgttacttattttataattttattttctttgggtATTGTTTTCCTATTCTTTATTGGCTATTGTTATATTGCATGCTGGTCAGcattttcgaaatattttattgtgtgTGCTATTTAGGAAATCATGATTAGGACAAGATTTTagttttatgaaattaaaaccATCTTTATGTTAACTGTAACTATAAAGATTCATTTAGTCTCCCtcaataaataagtaatgacattagttACTAAAATGCAGGTATTGGTGTATATACCTACATGTTTAGTACTAACGTCTGCTATCTATTATCAGAAGCACTAAAATTAGTCTTTATAGTTACTAAGTTCTAAGTATAGTTTGTGTAATTCCGTCGGTAACGAGTCTTGCCACCTGTAATCGCACTGTGATTCATAGTACCTTTTATTAGGGAAATGCATAATATCCCTATTATGCATTTGTATTCCAtcctaaaaatacaattatcttTAATTTGAGATTTGTAAAAACATGTTCATATTGTACAGACAGCATGTTAGCAGCTAgctatttatctttgtttttacacGTAACAAATTGTAagaaattatgataataaattatttctataaaaGACCTGGAGGGTGGAAAACTAGACATTTACTATACAGTATTTATGCTATGTCTTGCCTTTCCATGAGCAATGGAGTATATTATGATTTACTTTAGTTTTGCGGTAAAATgtgattataaattaaaaaaaaaaaaataagttacagCAACACATGACATTCATAAAATTGTGACATTTTGCTTGCCTTTGtcttattaaaatgtaaatcaGCAGTCACTTGTTTCATTTTCGAATTACTAACCTCTCCAACCAGCACTCTTATTTCTGTGCTATggataagtaaaaaataaaaaacatttcaattttaaaattatttattttatcacactataaaatagttaaaatacGGATTCATTTTACAGGTAAAGAAATACCCAAGTATTTATGACAACATATCAAAATTTAAAGCTAGCAGACTTTCAAAATGTAAAATACATTATATAGAGCAACGGATACACTCGTAACTGcaatttaagtattttcataaTTTCAACAACAGCGTAATCGCCAAATGTAGCACAACAGTGGTGGcaaacattttaatattaaaaatatctcGTCACGATAATATAGCCTCACAACATTACACAACAAGATTAAAATGCCTTCACAACCTTGTACAATTTGTACATtcagatataatataaaagttccAGAGGTTAAAAAACATTGGATTTCATAATGTTGACACTTAATTACATACAAACTACAATCATAATTGTCTTATTGCAATATAAAACTACTGCTTAGCTTAAATACTAAAAATATCAGTCATAATCTGATTCTTTATTTCTCTCATAACTCAATAACTATGGCACAAGTCAATTATGTTGAGGTTATAATATCACAAATGCATTGGATGTCATGGATAATTCAATCAGGCGGGAATATGTAAATAATTCCAGACAAACACTAGGTACTAGAAGAGATTCCGATCAGTCTTCATTTTCGTAATATCAATGATAAATCAAATTAAACTTATCTAACAGCAACACTCGAACAAGCTTAACGTTACATTTCACAGTCAGAGATCACCTTTGGGCTTCGTGCGATTCTAGTTTGAACTTTCATTCTTACATTCTAATGATATAAAAATTAATCGATCTGGGTCTACATTGCGGTGGAGTACCACGTAACATTCGATATGCAAGTTAATCTCTCGCGGTATAAAAATCGATATGGTTCGGATCAATCGAAGCTAAACTTGACTTCTTCTCGAGATGGGTCGTTGTTCGCGGCCACGGCTTGCAGCCAGTAGCGGCTTATTTGGCTCTCTATGGAGGGGGTGCTCTCTTTGCGCGTGGAGGCGGCTCGCGCCTTGCGCTTGCTCTTGCCGTGCTtggggcggcggcggccgacCTTCGTTTTCATCTCTGCGATCTTGACGGAGAGCTGGCTGTCGAGCGAGTTGCGGCGGGACTCGACGGACACGTGCCGCAGACTGATGCTGATCTGCGAGTCCTGCGAGTTGCGGCGGTCGGGCGTCGAGCTCAGCGAGTGGTGCGTGTGCGCAGGGAGCACCAGCGCGTCCCGCCGCCGCACGAAGCGAGGCAACGTCGCTGCCCACGACGAGGACAGTTCACCGCTGCAAGCGACAACATGTTTAGAAATCATGTTCTTTAACGCTTCATGAGCAACCAGCGAAATCTTACAAAACAGCGCGATATTTTTTGGCTAGATATTTGTTCAAAATCTGTCAGATGATTGAATGAAAAATGTCCAGTTAGCAGGAAAGAGTTGAATATAACACCTGATAACACTACCTCTCCGGCTTGGCGTCGTCGGGATAGTCGATGGGCGAGGTGTGGTCGATGCACAGCCCCACGGGGTCCTGCCGCGACCCCCCCAGCGAGATGGACAGGCGGCCGTGGCGCGCGAACTCCCCGCGCCGGCGGTAGGCGCGCGCGATCAGCTCGTgcttgcgcgcgcgccgcggcaCCTCCGCCTCCACCGAGCAGCCGCACTTCCTGCTCGCAGCGGTTACATTCTCATTCCCAAAAAATATTGACGAGTGTTACAAACAATACTCCTTCAAACTCAAATacagttatgtaaaaaatacgattcaaagtatatCTAAACACCTGATATTTTTGAGATTGAGTTTTGAATTTATTCGGTCGACGACCTCTAGACTGTATAGAATCTCTATTTTATCCTGTTGACTGATCTGTTCAAAAATTGCGATTATTTGCGATGTCTGATAATGCCGACAAACTAGGAGAGAACGCGCCTGCTTTGAAACGCTAATTTGCGTTAAGTGTTTCTTCGTTTGCCCCCCTAGCTACAACTGGATAGTGAGAGCGCACAGCGTCACCTGGCGAGGTAGCGCCtccaggcggcggcggcggcgggcgtcCAGGTCCACGAGGCCATGAGCGCGCCGGCCGCGAAGCAGCACAGCAGCCGCAGCTGCAGCACTGACACGGACGGCCGCGCGCCCACTGCGCACTCCTTGCCCGAGTCTTTCAGCGCTTCTAGCCGGCAACTGGAAAAATATATAACCAATACAGGTACCTCCTCCTGCAgacattttcctatccgccgaaaaataaaataagggatgttggacaactgttaattttaaaatgaatgaataatcctggcgaataaaataggcatctcgctgttatgcaacccgtttaacgtgtgctgtcaacttaattctgtcggattatcgACCAATATACCATTTTGAGAGGGCGGAGatgatgtctacaggaatcagcaccattatataaCCAAAttcagggtgttaatgacatcacacgacggaaaattccacttgatattaactcagaatcgtgaactgaatcatccccctcagtattcggtacagtgtaactaacaccctgtataagcggCTCGAGAAGAAACTCCGAGCAACGAGCTCAGTGGTGTGTCATAGTAGAGCCCTATGTCGTAtgtaggctgttgatgatgacgCATACAAGACGAAATTGATTATAGACAGCATACTGTCCAAATCGATGAAAGTGTTTTCTTTTGTGGTATTTTGAAAATTCAACCCGTAAATAAGTGACAGAGATTACATGAGGAGCAACTATCGGACAATAGAATAGATAAGTGTGTTATTAAAAAGTATGCTATAAAACCATCGCAAATTCGCTCTAGATACGAAACTAGGTTGACGAAACATAAGATTATGATTTAATTGTAAAATCAGAAGGGAAAAGCTTATGCATTATTATCGTATCACCTTAGGAAAAGTTCCTTTATGCATTATTAAGAGAAAAAAAACCGCTTACATAATATTGTTCTTGAAGGCCTCCTTCCAGGCGTCGGCGTTCCGGAACTCGTAGACGTGGCAGGCGAAGGTGACGCATATGAAGACGGCCACCAGCGCGGCGGTGAGCGAGCACCGCGTGATGGTCTGCCGTATCTTGTTGGCCGCCCGCGGCGATATCACGTCCTTGCTAGACACTCGCACCGCGATTAGGGAGAATACACCTGCAAATGTCAAGGTGCTTTGTTTACGACGTCAGCATACAATAAAGGATAATAATCCTAACACGCAGGAGTCATCTGCGCGTGAAGATATTATAGTGAACAAGCAGTTGCGCAGGTGCAAGTCCACTGTCTCCTCCTCAACCTGTTGATGCCGATGGACCGGATGGCCGGCACGATCGGCAGAAGGCAGAGGACGCAGGGGATTGGCAGCACGCCACTGAAAGCGCTTTACtgagaataataagctgaatcattgcctcagttttcgttacgatgtcgctaacaccctgtataatatatatacaactACATAAGCTCATACCTCGCAATAGGAAGTACCCGCCGAGCAGCAGCACGAGCGAGAGTGGCGCGAGCAGCAGCGCCGCCCTGATGGGATGGTTGACGTAGCCCACGAAGCAGATGCCTGTGACGCTGCTGCCGTCTACTTCGCCGAAAGCCATCGTCGCAATCGTCAGTACCAGCGGGAGCGACCACGCCGCTAGGTGGAAGTACGCTGCCTTCTTGTCTATGCGGTCTTGGATTTTACCTACAGAAAATTGGTGTATTCCTttagtcatacatacataaacagcctatacgacccactgctaggcacaggccggGAGGCCAATCacccggaaggggtatggagaagactccaccacgctattcTACTACGCGTTGGTGATTCCTTTAGTAATTTGGTCTCAACGCAAAAAAGTATAGATATTATGTGTAACATCAATGGTTAAACAGTCAAGTCTTAAAAACGAACTTTGTAGTGGACTCTGTGGTGGTgtcttcttgtttttttttttaatattgttaccTTATTATTATAACGTAGTAACATGGCACGCGACGCGATAGTTGAGCCAATAGAATTGCTTTATTTATCGAATAGCCAATAACGTTGGTTTATATACCGCAACGTACGCGATATGCGTGCAACATGCTAGCTGATGTGAGACAAAATCTAAAACACCCTCATTATGATCACATTGCAACAATTAAACTTACCTAATGCCCTGAAGCTCATATGCCACGCGTAGGTGAATATAACGAACCATACACAAGCTGCCATCATAAAATAGTACACCTGTAAAAGATTACACACTCATGCTATTaaacattctaatcaagataaggcgtgtaagaaaaaaaaatgtaataaagcaTTATCGAGGAAAATATCGaaataattatacttttattAACTCGTTCTCATTCTTgagtaattcataattaaaattcgtaaatagcTCACACacaatgaataaataaacttttgattatcttttatttgtataatataagcattttattacaaatactattttgtggtccttagtttggttaggaaattacaggatgatcagccgattgtccgaaagtacgatgatccgggctacggagggcacgttaagcagtcagaaaaaagtatgtagtcgttacatgagccatgtcgcaTGATGACCCACGCGAGAGAAGCATTTTGTAATTAATCTTTGACCCAGACATCTACTCTATTGTCCTATAAGTTATGCGCAATAATGAATTTTGTATCCTTGTAAGATAAGACGAACCCTTAGTGGTTTTCAACGACATGTTAGGAAAAATAAGtgaatgaatatttaaattttaagtcacaaccgtttatttaaattaaggttaattgtttttttggtgtatttaaaatatctattattatttttttttttaagacagatttattaaagattaaatgttcctttaatcataaattatttaatattaatattcgcacgctgtatggttgagtgatggacttttttgttacaatatatatttaagatcttttgtaccactctaagGTTTTCCCTTCATCCCGGACTATGTCTGGAAGAACACCGCCGGTGGTGTGTGTGAGATATGTagaggcacaccccggacacttcatagaaaCAACCTCGTcttacagacactacacattgacattatcatacacacgcatctgtgtgtgtgatgtctcacgccatacaattcaagtctaaactatgttaataataaaaataataaaaaaagtttatttaggtaaaacctacgacacacatatacatttacaacattaaaatacgtTGCGTACGTGTACGTTTATTATGTTcgaggagggtgaggtaaacctagctcagacgctggtgggaagtggagagttgccattctatacgtagaattattccttattctgtggtaGAGGTGgtgtgttaaataaaaaataaacctacCAGTACAAACACTACTACACAAGACAAGTTCTCTTCAGCCGAGGGCTCGCCCTGCCGCCTGGTCCCGTCCTTTGAACACACTATGTCGTCTCTTGATCCCACGCCAAACTGCACCAACCACCTGCGGGGACATATAAATGTTAACAACATTTAAACATAGATGTAgaaattcgaattcaaaaatatctttattcagtaggtaatactatgaatcgtattttttttacata of Pectinophora gossypiella chromosome 16, ilPecGoss1.1, whole genome shotgun sequence contains these proteins:
- the LOC126373565 gene encoding protein quick-to-court-like isoform X1 → MSRNGRRIPEFHDEHCCAGSVGNFRRTSSLRVRGEKMVQRSPLSTRRLIPVITENSHQKHRSDVARVSDTGHRQRSHSFTSNGQIKPKKSCLKLQEPCLDRKLSMTDSANTPPGSPEELPDDESLHSYGSAATAASVDAGYAPFNGTTFSGRSMRYVLHCSSHAGLAGDDYLTPTQRAQRQIRRLKNLLNQAKKDLEKKDSEIFHLTKEVVELRLFKASVCSPDEKSNSSEIVTIRENADEASIEQDTPQRNEPLHFDVTDSPMFKDQTPTRCRNEMQGSFTDSGHFDDLTNSSLHSKESVHMLTHEASCMTEIGDNEEERRSLISFYEKKIEDVMRTHVGETQELKKAHNDKVEALLQKLADVNTRYCELLPNYEQAKERIHILEKQLEEASKQLQDEENRHHSMYLQMYNKGVEAAKFEIEKEADAGPSVSPVSRVSVEELLEQLQITQTELENVRDTAFTEERTTKLQVLLSAKEAVSLWVLGARKAMYRRIVESQKGSKTYVDPEVTLQFLKSAIYYFLTDPENHQGHLNAIENILGFTETEKKNIRKARAT
- the LOC126373565 gene encoding protein quick-to-court-like isoform X3, with the protein product MSRNGRRIPEFHDEHCCAGSVGNFRRTSSLRVRGEKMVQRSPLSTRRLIPVITENSHQKHRSDVARVSDTGHRQRSHSFTSNGQIKPKKSCLKLQEPCLDRKLSMTDSANTPPGSPEELPDDESLHSYGSAATAASVDAGYAPFNGTTFSGRSMRYVLHCSSHAGLAGDDYLTPTQRAQRQIRRLKNLLNQAKKDLEKKDSEIFHLTKEVVELRLFKASVCSPDEKSNSSEIVTIRENADEASIEQDTPQRNEPLHFDVTDSPMFKDQTPTRCRNEMQGSFTDSGHFDDLTNSSLHSKESVHMLTHEASCMTEIGDNEEERRSLISFYEKKIEDVMRTHVGETQELKKAHNDKVEALLQKLADVNTRYCELLPNYEQAKERIHILEKQLEEASKQLQDEENRHHSMYLQMYNKGVEAAKFEIEKEADAGPSVSPVSRVSVEELLEQLQITQTELENVRAMYRRIVESQKGSKTYVDPEVTLQFLKSAIYYFLTDPENHQGHLNAIENILGFTETEKKNIRKARAT
- the LOC126373565 gene encoding protein quick-to-court-like isoform X2 codes for the protein MSRNGRRIPEFHDEHCCAGSVGNFRRTSSLRVRGEKMVQRSPLSTRRLIPVITENSHQKHRSDVARVSDTGHRQRSHEPCLDRKLSMTDSANTPPGSPEELPDDESLHSYGSAATAASVDAGYAPFNGTTFSGRSMRYVLHCSSHAGLAGDDYLTPTQRAQRQIRRLKNLLNQAKKDLEKKDSEIFHLTKEVVELRLFKASVCSPDEKSNSSEIVTIRENADEASIEQDTPQRNEPLHFDVTDSPMFKDQTPTRCRNEMQGSFTDSGHFDDLTNSSLHSKESVHMLTHEASCMTEIGDNEEERRSLISFYEKKIEDVMRTHVGETQELKKAHNDKVEALLQKLADVNTRYCELLPNYEQAKERIHILEKQLEEASKQLQDEENRHHSMYLQMYNKGVEAAKFEIEKEADAGPSVSPVSRVSVEELLEQLQITQTELENVRDTAFTEERTTKLQVLLSAKEAVSLWVLGARKAMYRRIVESQKGSKTYVDPEVTLQFLKSAIYYFLTDPENHQGHLNAIENILGFTETEKKNIRKARAT
- the LOC126373554 gene encoding protein smoothened-like isoform X2, which gives rise to MTFARWLCWVLIVPTCLANLHDGGADKNAITDLNDNATERLEAINGTSIFRLIKPDKGTQWFPERELKLDSCVWRAPCEPLNRSTCLGAKLPYDRTSVHLTFYDNQMKIQTQLEFYRELINVPKCWAVIQPLLCAIFMPKCERILGQDMVYLPSYEMCKITLEPCAILYNTTYFPNFLKCNSTMFLPRCENAAREMKFNTSGKCLAPLIHTDKPLHFYEGISGCGLPCRDPLYTEDEHQQIHRLVAWGAGVCLALNLLTVATFLIDWRSANKYPALVIFYINVCFAVASMGWLVQFGVGSRDDIVCSKDGTRRQGEPSAEENLSCVVVFVLVYYFMMAACVWFVIFTYAWHMSFRALGKIQDRIDKKAAYFHLAAWSLPLVLTIATMAFGEVDGSSVTGICFVGYVNHPIRAALLLAPLSLVLLLGGYFLLRGVFSLIAVRVSSKDVISPRAANKIRQTITRCSLTAALVAVFICVTFACHVYEFRNADAWKEAFKNNIICRLEALKDSGKECAVGARPSVSVLQLRLLCCFAAGALMASWTWTPAAAAAWRRYLARKCGCSVEAEVPRRARKHELIARAYRRRGEFARHGRLSISLGGSRQDPVGLCIDHTSPIDYPDDAKPESGELSSSWAATLPRFVRRRDALVLPAHTHHSLSSTPDRRNSQDSQISISLRHVSVESRRNSLDSQLSVKIAEMKTKVGRRRPKHGKSKRKARAASTRKESTPSIESQISRYWLQAVAANNDPSREEVKFSFD
- the LOC126373554 gene encoding protein smoothened-like isoform X1, giving the protein MCEDLASRRLSECYEVQQALPSTRGRPIAGSQSSNADVRFADPETHRFRMTFARWLCWVLIVPTCLANLHDGGADKNAITDLNDNATERLEAINGTSIFRLIKPDKGTQWFPERELKLDSCVWRAPCEPLNRSTCLGAKLPYDRTSVHLTFYDNQMKIQTQLEFYRELINVPKCWAVIQPLLCAIFMPKCERILGQDMVYLPSYEMCKITLEPCAILYNTTYFPNFLKCNSTMFLPRCENAAREMKFNTSGKCLAPLIHTDKPLHFYEGISGCGLPCRDPLYTEDEHQQIHRLVAWGAGVCLALNLLTVATFLIDWRSANKYPALVIFYINVCFAVASMGWLVQFGVGSRDDIVCSKDGTRRQGEPSAEENLSCVVVFVLVYYFMMAACVWFVIFTYAWHMSFRALGKIQDRIDKKAAYFHLAAWSLPLVLTIATMAFGEVDGSSVTGICFVGYVNHPIRAALLLAPLSLVLLLGGYFLLRGVFSLIAVRVSSKDVISPRAANKIRQTITRCSLTAALVAVFICVTFACHVYEFRNADAWKEAFKNNIICRLEALKDSGKECAVGARPSVSVLQLRLLCCFAAGALMASWTWTPAAAAAWRRYLARKCGCSVEAEVPRRARKHELIARAYRRRGEFARHGRLSISLGGSRQDPVGLCIDHTSPIDYPDDAKPESGELSSSWAATLPRFVRRRDALVLPAHTHHSLSSTPDRRNSQDSQISISLRHVSVESRRNSLDSQLSVKIAEMKTKVGRRRPKHGKSKRKARAASTRKESTPSIESQISRYWLQAVAANNDPSREEVKFSFD